In Magnetococcales bacterium, the DNA window GGGGTGGTTCCTTGACCAAAATTTCGTCACGAACCGATAGATTTCGGGGGATATATTCCTTCACCCGTTCATCTTCGAAAAACACCTCCCGCTGATTTTCTTCCCATTTCCAGGCAGCTATATAGGTGGAAAAGAGATCAACACGCTTTTCATCCGGATAGATGGCCCACCAAATGGAAAATCTGAAAATAGCAAATGAAAGATAGAGAGCCGTCAGGAATAAGAACCCTGCCCAGAAGTTTCTTTTGAAACCAAACCGCCACCTTCCCTCAGCATGCATGATCTTGGGCCAAAACACCCAGAGGAGCACAAGATCCACCACCACCGCCCAGCGATGGGAATAGCCGGTAATCCAGTCGGAGTGATAGGGGAGAAAGCGGAGTTGTGCCCACACCAGGAGAGTCACCGGGAGGATCACCGTGGTGGTCCAGACATAGAGATTCAACAATATCCTGGCGGATCGGCTCTCCTGGGATTTGACCAGCCAGTGGGAAAAGGGGAGGGGGTAGAGGAGGGATTTCAGGTTTTTTCGGTCATCCCTGCATAAATCATGGAGCTTGCGGGAGAGGAGATAGAAGAGGAGCAGGAGATTGAGATGTAATAGAATGAATATCCACGGCACCACCACATAAAACCAAACGATGGGAATCCCCACGCTCAGCAGGGGGAGAATGATGTTGCTCTCCATCAACAACTGCTTGTGGGTGGTGGAGCCGATGAGAATGGCGAAGTAGACCCCTACCAACAAAAAAGTCAGATGCACGCCTCTCGCAACACGAGCGGATTCGTTGGCCGACTCCCAGCGTTTTTCCAGGGGATCCGGTTCTGGTGGCATAAAGGGATAGGGGCGTTGCGCGGTTCCGGAATACATGGGCTTTATTTTGAGTGGCGGTTAAATTTCATCATTCCTGGAGTTTATCAATCTCCCGGGAAAACAACCAGGGGAGGGGCGTTCAACGGGGGGAAGGGGTTCTCTTCCAAAAGTGACAAGCCTGGTTGGCAGTTTCCGGGAAAGTGTAAAAAAATATTTTTCCACTTTTGGGTGTTTTTCCCTTCCAGAAACCGCCATAAACAATATTTTATCATTACAAACAATTACTTACAGAACACACCCTCAGCTGGCTTGGGGCTTGCTTTATGGGGTTGGTAAAGAAGGCTCTCATACGAAAAAGAGGTGTGTGTCATGCAACGACGGTATCCAAAACCAAAATCCCGAAAAAAATGGACCCTGGTTGATCTCTGGATTGTGCTGACGGTGATCATCCCCGTCGCCTGGTTCGGCTATCCCAACCTCAAAAGCCACTTGTTGGAATACCAACTCTCCTCCCAAGTGCAGCTCTTTACCCAATCCCTCAACCTCACCCGCTCCGAAGCCATGCGCCGAGGCTTCCGGATGACCATGTGCCCCAGCCGCAATCAATCCAACTGCGACATCCAGGCCGGAGGCTGGGAAGAGGGGTGGGTGGTGTTTGAAGATGGGGGGATTCCAGGGGTGGTCGATGGCGAGGATCGCATCCTGGA includes these proteins:
- a CDS encoding GspH/FimT family protein translates to MQRRYPKPKSRKKWTLVDLWIVLTVIIPVAWFGYPNLKSHLLEYQLSSQVQLFTQSLNLTRSEAMRRGFRMTMCPSRNQSNCDIQAGGWEEGWVVFEDGGIPGVVDGEDRILESVPGLYGSVTLRPAQSPRASYISFGAKGQMREYQQAGLFNLCDDRGVERAYSLSISTNGQVKKTPGARACS